A stretch of the Papaver somniferum cultivar HN1 chromosome 6, ASM357369v1, whole genome shotgun sequence genome encodes the following:
- the LOC113286604 gene encoding serine hydroxymethyltransferase 3, chloroplastic-like: PEVRSIIDSEKNRQFNSLELIASDNFTSRAVMEAVGSCLTNKYSEGLHGKRYYGGNEYIDELETPCQQRSLAAFHLDPKKWGVNVQPLSGSPANFEVYTALLNPHDRIMGLDLPHGGDLSHGFMTPKIRVSGTSIYFESMPYLLDESTGLIDYDMLEKTATLFRPKLIIVGASTYPRDFDYPRMRKIADSVGAFLMMDMAHISGLVAASVLADPFEYCDVVTTTTHKSLRGPRGGMIFFKKDPVLWVDMESAINNAVFPG; encoded by the exons cctgaagtacgttcaataattgatagtgagaagaatcgtcagtttaacagcttggagctcattgcttcagataattttacatctcgcgcagtgatggaagctgtgggttcttgtctcacaaacaagtattcagaagggcttcatggtaaaag GTACTATGGTGGCAATGAGTACATTGATGAGCTAGAGACACCTTGTCAACAAAGGTCTTTGGCTGCATTTCACTTAGACCCAAAGAAATGGGGAGTTAATGTCCAACCTCTGTCTGGTTCTCCTGCTAACTTTGAAGTTTACACTGCACTTCTCAACCCACATGACCGTATTATG GGTCTGGATCTTCCTCATGGAGGTGActtgtcacatggatttatgactcctaaaatacgggtatctgggacttcgatttattttgaatcgatgccctaccttcttgatgaatcaacag gccttattgattatgatatgcttgagaaaactgccaccctctttcgaccaaaactcatcattgttggtgctagtacttatcctcgtgatttcgattatcctcgaatgagaaag attgcagattctgttggggcttttctcatgatggatatggctcacataagtggtctcgttgctgcatctgtacttgccgacccatttgaatactgtgatgttgtaacaaccaccactcacaag tcattacgaggtcccagaggtggaatgattttcttcaagaaagatcctgttctttgggttgatatggaatctgcgattaacaatgctgttttcccaggg